Part of the Leptodactylus fuscus isolate aLepFus1 chromosome 6, aLepFus1.hap2, whole genome shotgun sequence genome, atacacacgattgcgcaataggctacttttggacacaataacccacatacgttttccacacgaaccccacaaaaaacaaactgacatcaccatctctgcaatctcaaacactttggaccatagcaagcccctaaacttcacattaccccctacagcctagcccctaaccccacacattcacattcacatatactttcccactttcaccctcaccttcaccatcctgcaggagcctacctctgtcactctccggaccagccatgtttgccgacccccaccgctgggaggatccgcgccaccgcccaccacactactccactagcttcacaggagcatgcgcactttgcacacataaacaacgtgttactagcacaccaccattttgcccctctaccttaggccgcagcacacgaaatcctgcctccagcccgcaacagtacccgacgccgctatcacctccctgctgtttcctctgcacgatccatccaccagctcgacactggtaagttcacgtacaccatagcccttcccttacacaatcgcgcatacactgcgctacccccgtcatgtctccggttcctgccaactttgcgtcctccgccgccttctcttacctgtcccgcggctcccgtctgtccctcgctgtgcggaggcatcctcctgctcatctccgctgcctacactgggctaggctgccgccGCGAAGGTTCTTATAGCAGCTGCTAGCtctcccacacagctcagtgtgtccaggctgctgcaggctatgctacgtagcgtgcaatagcactggcacgattatgcactacatagcaatacattacgattgcaatgcattgcattgttcaggacaccccctgctggtgtacaacggtattgttttgcaagctgctgaatgcagcctgcaaccctcattagcattaaaataaaaaaacacaaaaataatactgtgaaacacacacattacctatccccgcctccgaaatcccccactctactaactaagctaaacattacgcctgcatacactcacactattaggcaatgcattgcaatacattactattaggcaatgcattgcattattcagtgCACCCCCCTGCTCTtcttcacacccactaaacgcccatgtagttgctgaaaatacacgtctacaaatacacgtgtaagggtccattcacacggcgtaacgcagcgctcatttggtgcttatttttacgccgaGCTCAGCGTTATGGGAGCGTTTGCGCTGCGCTATTTACAGTGCGCGTTTACGGTCGCGTGtacacggcgttaacgccgcgtaaacccgatcgtaaaatttcacccgcgactcgatttacacacttctacaatcaccgcagacgaagtcgcgggtagcagctagtatAGAATAAAGATATAGGACACTGCAAATAATAGGAAGGAGAACATAACAAAAAAATAtgaataggacactatataataacaaggaggagactgtatataataataaatatgatactgtatataataatgaggACACTGGATATAATTAGATGGTGAACATTATATGTAACCAGGGCTGGCGTAAGGGGGAGGGAAACTGGGCAATTGCACAGGGCCCCCATCCCGAACCGGGCCCCCAGGATCCGAAGCCTGATGACTTTGGATCCCCGAGTCATGCCCGGCCATATCAATAACAGAAAAGGATCCAGTGTCATGTGCTGCAGGGCCCATTTCCAAGTTGAGTATATATcaaacatttttactcacctgtcctaggcATCCAACGCCATCTTCTGGTGTTCCAGACGTCACCTGGCAGTGTGCCCCATGCAACTgcttaggcccaatcacagggctcaGTGGTGACGTCCAGAATGTGTGACTTCAGCTGCAGTTGATAACAGTAATAACAGTTTGTTATTTTCCCCCTACCTCCCCTGGgactttgattattatactctggagtctgaagagaccccagaacataatataataatagcactgaggAAGTCTGtaaggccactttggagcattatactgggttgacccctctggagagcatattatactgttttggcccactgtggagcatagtgGGGAAACATCTCTGGGCAGTATAATATACTATGTGCAGGCAattgtggagcatgttatactgtgtggggtcactgtggagcattattttGAGGGGGCCCTCTgtaaagcatattatactgcgtggtgcccactgtggagcattatactggggggcccctctggagagcatattatactgcgtggtgcccactgtggaacattatactggggggcccctctggagagcatattatactgcgtggtgcccactgtggaacattatactggggggcccctctggagagcatattatactgtgtggggccactgtggggcccctctggagagcatattatactgtgtggggccactgtggggcatactagGGGAATgtctctgggcagtatattatactatgtggaggcaattatggagcatattatactgtgtggagccttaTATACCATGTGAGACCAAAGATGTGACACATCCCCTGCCCTGCACCTCGCTCACCACGTTTTGCCAGTGTGGGTGAAGTAGGGCGGAGAGCGGGCAGACAGAGCTGGAGACGTCTTAGCCTGATATACTTATTATATCTCAGGACAGTTTTCTGGCATTAATATTACAGGAATTCTCTGCCGGTTCCTGGCtgttgtagatttccattcttgcATCGGTTGGGCCCTTTATTAAGCCTATTGTACGAGATGCCAGTCTGactaatctgccccaatgtgtctgTTATTTGTGTAGATGAACCATAAGGTTAAGTGCGTGTCTACATGTAAGGAGGATTACTATGATAAGCCCCTGTACATTATAGAAGTATATACAGAGCTGTATATAATGTGACTACACAGACAGGAAGATTTATTGTATAGCTCGGATTTATAAAGATCAATATGTAGTTCACAGTTATGGCCACCGGATGGCGCTCTAGACTACAAAGTGAAATAAAGCAGCCGGGAAGATATTCTGTATCTCACTCCACACAAGAAAGACACCAAAATAAAATATCTTTAACCATTTATTAAGTAAATAAAAAATCCTTCATTGTACAAGAATTCCTTCTAAGTTTCTATAAAAATGAGCGGAGAATTTACAGAGATAAATAGAAAGATCTGGTGCACAAGACTGTAAGGAGGAGAAGTGTCCGGATGTGTCAGGAAGAGCTGAGTCCTGTCTGGCCCTCGGGGTCACTGGTTGGGGTCTCCGGGGGGTTTTGTTCTCCATTTGCGGGGCTGGGGGTAACATTGATAGGTATGGCTCTTTCTTCAGACGCCGGCAGTGCCAGTCTAGGAGCCtgaaagcagagctggccgtcctTGGACAGGGAGCACAGGATGTCCTCAGGGCTGACGTCTTGCGGGAGCTCAGCTTCACTCCTCCACTCTCTGGACTCATGGAAAGAGACGCCATTCTctgtctccttcttcttctcatgTTTTCCTGAGACAATGAGTCTCCTGCCTTGCGTTCTGACTGTCAGCTCCTCGGGAGAGAAGCCACTGACGTCCAGGGTGAGCTGAAAGTTTTCCTTGCCCTCTTCTCCTGAGGTGGAAGCCTTTCTGTCGGTGTCTCCAGAGCGGCTGTTCAGATGGAGCCTCCGTTCCATGTCCTGGGCCAGTAGATGGTAAGCCTGGTTGGCCCGCTGCCTCCTCCTCTCCATGTCTCTCCACATGCTGGTCATGTCACCTTCCAGCAGGCCAAACATGAGTTGTGTATCCGGCCAGAGAGTGCGGGCAGGATGACTGCAGACACACAGAGGGCTGTATGATGGCTGCACAAGGCTCACAGGAATCATCTTCTGCTGCGGGTTTTGCTGAAGCGCCTTGTCTTGGTTGAGTAGAGGCGATGTGTTTGTCAGCGGCTGCTTTCTGGCTGCTCAGTACTGCCGGCTGCTGCAGCGCAGCTTCTTATATATTCACTGCTGTGTCTTCTGGCGTCTTCCGGACAGTTCCATGTGCTCTCTGTATATGGAGTGTAAGGGAGGGGGACTGGACATACAAACACTGAATGATACATGAGGGCGGGGCGGAGGCGGAGCAAGAAACCTCCAGCATAGACTGGAAATGGGGGCGTGTCAGGTGGGCGGAGCCAGGAAAGTGACAGCCGGAGGATTCCAGATCATTCACACTTCTGTCTGTtatgtatacagtgttatataataataaggaaggACACTATATATGATAATaaagaggtcactgtatataatgacAAGTgagaacactgtatataataataaggaggtcactgtatataataataataaggtaaTGAAGAAGATCCCACCACGAGACAAATATACTTTGTTTagaatgcttatttatttttcaaaggattcaataatgcttggtgaaattcaccaagcattattgaatcctttgaaaaataaataagcattctAAACAAAGTATATTTGTCTCGTGGTGGGATCTTCTTCATTATATGataaggattgggaccctatctcaCCATCCTCCCAGCCAAATCCGTTGCACTCCTgcactaataataataaggaggacactgtatataataatgaggaggagactgtatataataataaggaggacactgtatataataataaggaggtcactgtatataataaggaggaggacactgtatatagtaataaggaggagactgtatataataataaggaggttactgtatataataatgatgaggacactatataataaggaggaggacactgtatataataataaggtcactgtatataataataaggaggtcactgtatataataataaggaggagactgtatataataaggaggagactgtatataataataaggaggtcactatatataataataaggaggagactTTATATAATAAAgaggagactgtatataataataaggaggagactgtatataataaggaggagactgtatataataataaggaggtcactgtatataataataaggaggagactgtatataataataaggaggtcactgtatataataataataaggaggacactgtatataataatgaggaggagactgtatataataataaggaggacactgtatataataataaggaggtcactgtatataataaggaggaggacactgtatatagtaataaggaggagactgtatataataataaggaggttactgtatataataatgatgaggacactatataataaggaggaggacactgtatataataataaggtcactgtatataataataaggaggtcactgtatataataatgaggagactgtatataataaggaggagactgtatataataataaggaggtcactatatataataataaggaggagactTTATATAATAAAgaggagactgtatataataataaggaggagactgtatataataaggaggagactgtatataataataaggaggtcactgtatataataataaggaggagactgtatataataataaggaggagactgtatataataataaggaggtcactgtatataataataataaggaggagactgtatataataataaggaggagactgtatataataaggaggagacagtatataataataaggaggacactgtatataataataaggaggagactgtatataataataaggaggagactATATAataaagaggacactgtatataataataaggaggagacttataataaggaggagactgtatataataatgaggagactgtatataataataaggaggtcactgtatataataatgaggttactgtatataatgagaaggaggacactgtatataataaggaggaggacactatataataataaggaggagaatgtatataataataaggaggtcactgtatataataattaggaggagactgtatataataataaggaggacactatatataataaggaggacactgtatataataaggaggacactatatataataaggaggacactgtatacaataataaggaggacactataataaggaggagactgtatataataaggaggagactgtatataataatgaggtcactgtatataataataaggaggagactgtatataataataaggaggagactatataataataaggaggtcactgtatataataaggaggaggacactgtatataataataaggaggagactgtatataataataaggaggttactgtatataataataaggaggatactgtatataataataaggaggtcactgtatataataataaggaggagactgtatataataataaggaggagactgtatataataataaggaggagactgtatataataatgaggaggacactgtatataataataaggaggacactgtatataattagatGGTGAACATTATATGTAGTAATAGAGATGAGACCTAACCATATACACCTATTAAGATTGTGCCATCTCACCATATCTTGAGCATTCCTTGGGCAACAAACCCTAAAACCTTTTGAAAGCAAAGATGGATtggggtaaatatagattttttttataatgaaattagaagttaggtgggggagggggtagtttagtgtttagtttttaatttatccccgacaacccctttaatattacagGAATTCTCTGCCGGTTCCTGACTGTTGTAGATTTTCATTCTtgcatctgccccaatgtgtctgTTATTTGTGTAGATGAACCATAAGGATAAGTGCGTGTCTACATGTAAGGAGTATTACTATGATAAGCCCCTGTACATTATAGAAGTATATACAGAGCTGTATATAATGTGACTACACAGACAGGAAGATTTATTGTATAGATCTGATTTATAAAGATCAATATGTAGTTCACAGTTCTGGCCACAGGATGTCGCTCTAGATTACAAAATGATGTGCAAGGAAACTATTCCTGGATAAAGCGCCTGCATTGTGTTATATGTTCTAGACTTTTCTGGATTATTTTCAGTCGGCTCTGTGTGATAATCCGCTCTATGTgtaaaagtataagaacgtccTGGACCAGACCTAGTAAAGCGGACATGTGCTAGTTCTGGGCAGTTTATGACGATGGGCTGTAAggcccgcctttctgacagtggagggatattggtgctgaaactatctTTATCGATATTTCTGAGCGCActgaatttttcacattttttcacaattttttgcattttcactTTATTTGGTAATAACTTTAGAAACCCTTCAAGTGATTGTTTTATTAACAAAACTCGACATTAATGATAAATTGTGGTTGAAgtgtttttacatttatttacttTAAAAATTACAACATTtgcagaaaatttaaaaaaaatagacatttCATGCTGAAAACTCAATAACAGTCTACTTTACGTTGCCATCGTTTCGTAGACATCTTTGTATTTTttcagggtgtttttttttttttgggaagtctcacaatgttaaatattatttcattattttcaaGAAACATTTCTGGAATCTTCTTTTTCAGGGACCAAGTCAGGACTGAAGTGACTTTGAGAGGCCTATGTAATAGAAATCCCCCATATTTTAGACACTGAAGCCCTCAATTTTTCTTAACTTTGATTTTAGGAAcattgttaaccctttagatgttGCATGGTAATTCAAgctaaatggaggtgaaattgaaaatttttttttttcttcagattttcCATTTTTACACTATTCCCTCAAGGATTAGTCACAAGTTAAATATTTATTAGGCTTTATTCATATCATGTTTTTGATATCCGTTTAACGGATGCAACAAACAAACGCAAGCAGATGGTCGTTCATTTACATAGACATCGACGTGATTTTTGGGAGGACACAGAAACGGAGTGTACCATACTTTTgtctgtccaaaaagaaacagacatgattttgggggggaagggggaggggagtgaCAAATCACCTAAAATATATGTGGCCTCTCAATTCTACCTTGATGGCTGATGTTGGGGGAGAGAAGGGTTGGTCGTGCTGGTTTTCGACATTCCGTTCTGTTCTCTTCCCTTTAAGAACATAAATAGGAACAGTGGGAGCTATcgaatgtgtatgaccagcctgACTCAGTATTAGCTATATCATGTGTGTGATCGGCCTCACTCGATGTTagctatctgatgtgtatgatcGGCCTCACTCGATGTTAGCTATCTGATGTGTGTGATCGGCCTCACTCGATGTTagctatctgatgtgtatgatcGGCCTCACTCGATGATAGCTATCTGATGTGTGTGATCGGCCTCACTCGATGTTAGCTATCTGATGTATGATCGGCCTCACTCGATGTTAGCTATCTGACGTGTGTGATCGGCCTCACTCGATGTTAGCTATCTGACGCGTATGATCGGCCTCACTCGATGTTAGCTATCTGATGCGTATGATCGGCCTCACTCGATGTTAGCTATCTGATGCGTATGATCGGCCTCACTCGATGTTAGCTATCTGACGTGCGTGATCGGCCTCACTCGATGTTAGCTATCTGATGCGTATGATCGGCCTCACTCGATGTTAGCTATCTGACGTGCGTGATCGGCCTCACTCGATGTTAGCTATCTGACGTGTGTGATCGGCCTCACTCGATGTTAGCTATCTGATGCGTATGATCGGCCTCACTCGATGTTAGCTATCTGATGTGTGATCAGCCTCACTTGATGCGAAATATCTCATGTGTATGACCAGCCAGGGAAAATGAatttatatacagatagatatataaCACAAACAAATGCAGAAACACTCTGTAGTGGGCGCTACGACCATAGGCAAACATTAGTATATGAAGCTTAACttattataaatgtgaggttcttggtGCGCCATTTGTGAGAACCCATCTGCCAAGGTGAACTCATTTAGGCTGGGGGCCCATGTGACGTAAATGCCGCGGTTTGGCTGCGGTGGAAAAAAACCTgaagttttacagtccctgcatagtggatgggattctggcgaatcccatacccacactacagaaaaatacacacagcagacacactGAGATTTCTAAAGCCATTATGGTTTctcgaaatcgcagcatgtcaattatacctaaggataCAACGGTGGTTTCCCTTATAGGTTTTTCCTGCACTGCTTTTACTACATCGGGCCTTAACCTCAGATGGGAACCTACACTATACAGACTTGCCCGTCTAGATTATGGTATTAGGCCTATAAAGTGAATTTACTGGAAACCGGATCCAGTGACAAATCCCATATCCACAATCCAAAAGTCAAAAAGTCAGACCGCACCTCCATAGCAAAATACAGTTGCAAGTTGCTACAACGACAATACAAACACAAAGGGTGCAGCCTCATTGTTTAGAGGGCACTAAGACATATGCAAATAATAAGTGTATgaagtttaaccctttcctgatgcattttagattttttttactccATGTCTTCTACAGactgtaactttttttaaaaaaaaattccattcacAGTGTTGTGAGActggcttatttttttgcaggacagattgTACCAAAAAAAATTCACTAGGCAGCCAAAATGgcgtgttacctgtattctgcgggtcttTATGATACAAAGATACCAAATAGTTGTAGTTTTTGTGATGTTTTAATACCTgaacaaaaattctaaaaacattCTTGGAGAATTTTAagtatttttgttatatttttgcatATGGGGCTGCTTAAGGAGTCTTTTTTTtaaggctgggtgtactttttatttttataattttgggAAGAGACATATTTAGGGACACAAAAAGAAGCTACTGTATATGGAGACTGTGAAACATCTACGACTGATGTAATGGGCAATGGTTTGGCACATTAAAATTGCAGAACGTTaagcttataactagagatggttCGCAACAAATCacattcaacccaaattttccaaatttaGAGTTTGATTGCAGAGTATATACCCCAGAATATAAGAATTTCACTTCtagttctatccaaacaagttcagccGAACTCGGAGATTGCTTCGTCTGAACACAGCACGAAGAGGATCTTCTgaaggttcacccatctttacTTATAGCACAGTCTTTTCGATATTTTACTTATCAATTTTAATCCAGGCTTTCTCGTTTAAGTAAAAACCTGCAAAAAGAGGTTCCGTGAAAGTAGCAGAAAATGTATGAAGGTGTTGGATTGAGTCGGACACTTCATAAAAGGACACAACCCCGCCATCGTAATCCAGGTATATCCCGATATCTGGACTGGCTCTAGAGGAATGTACATAATAATATTCCTCATTATGATCTGCTGTAAGTTCTTCATCAGACCAGTTCAAGCACCAGGATTTCGGGTTATCGCCGATAAGAGAACCATCGCCCTTCCTCCTCACACTGTTATAGGTGACTCCGGCAGACCATTCTCCATGATCACTGGTCTTAATTTCCCAGTAATGTTTTCCAGACGTGAACCTCTTGGTGGATAAAACTTGCTGCGTGACGAATCTTTCCGGGTGGTGGGGGAGGGATTTTTCTCTATCGGTGTCGGTGGCTTTTTTCAGATCATACGATAGAGCGATATAGTTGTTTGCGGTATTGGCATTGAAGATCATGTCGGTAGAGTCTCCCAGATTGAAGTCATATCTAGTCTTCACTTGAGGAATAAGGTCAGACAGCTTGTATAAAGCCCGCGCCAAGGTCACACTTATTAATTCTTCATTCAGGCCATTGGCATTAAATGGAGGCACTTGCTCGAGATCCGCGCTTATAGCGTCTTGCTTCAGGAACGTCAGGGGATCTGGGATCTTACAGACGTCTTCCATGTGACTTTTTCTCTTGTATATTTCATGGATGTGTTTCTCGAGTTTCTGAATGTGTTCGGAGTAGGAGGCTGAAACACAAGTTTCCTGCTTCGTGATTTCTTCAAGGACTTTATTTTCCAGATCATTCAGTTCATTTCTAATGGCTCCAAAAAGACTGCTGGCTCTTTCTTTAAGACTGGCAGACTTTTTCTGGAGGTTGCTCTTGTCTTCCTCTAGACAGTGAAATGTTTTTTCGCTGTTGTTTGCTTTTGAGGACAACATTTTAATCATTTCCTTCAGTTGTACTTTCCCCTTCTCACTCGCCTCGTGCAGCAGCTCGGTTTTATGGTCTTTGTGCTTCCAGCTTATAGTACAACTGGTGCAAAGCAAGGAAGAGTCCTGGACACAAATATATTTTATGACTTCATGGTGGACAGGACATCTTCTGTCCTCTGGAGAACTAATGGCGTCAATCATGGTGTGGTTTGTAGACTTACTGTGGTTCTTCAGGTGAAGGTCACAAAAAGAGGCTTCACAATGTAGACATGTCTGAACGGCAAGCACTCGAGAGGAAACACAATATGTACAGAAGATCTTGGGCTCTCCTGGGTTCTCGTAAGTGGAGCGATAATGTTCAACAATATTGCACAGCTTCAGGTTCTTCTGTAACACAGGACGAGGCGCAAACTCTGCTCTGCATTCAGGACACGAGTAAGATCTCCTCTGGCCCATCCATGTTTTTGTAATGCAGTCCTCACAGAAGTTATGGCCGCAGGTTAGCATTACAGGGTTGGTGTATATGCTGAGGCAGATGGAGCAGCTCAGCTCTTCACTTAGGTCAGACAAAGCCATTATTACCCGCACCAAGAGGAAACGAAACTTACAATAACCTCACAGCTTAGGGTGGAGCAAAACTCAACATTAGTAAAAGAGTTAACTCCTAAATACCCATGAACTTGGACGGCCAAGAACACGGCATACAGAACCTGTCCCTGTCAGTAAAAAACAATACATAGTAAAAATACGGCACACAGCATAAAGTATGTATAGTAAATAGTAAGAATACAGCGCACAGTAAGAATGCAATACACAGTAAGAATGCAATACATAGTAAGAATGCAATACACAGCATACAGTACagtatgcaggggcgtaactatcgaggtagcagctgccacagggcctgggacattaggggcccggcgacagccgctaccgctgcgtttttttttttccttttcttaataggccgtttactggctagagttactccagtcggtaacgggccccatttacttaccaatcctggcacgggccccacaaacactattattatacttgggggtcttttcagacagctGTTTATGTGATAGGGGTCACTTTCATTACACATATATAGAACTGTATGAGCCCTCACCAGTCAGTATgcattaatgtgcagatggtgcttggacatataaagttagccagaaatggcatcatattgtgtggggtaatgtgggagcggggacagaggagggttaattatagggattctaattatagtatggaagggtttacattaggaattgtgatcggcctgtctgataagatgtgactttagtttgcgcttgaaactgtagaaattgggaggtaatgtgattgtccggggtagctgcattccagagaagtggtgcagctcgggagaagtcttgtatacgagcgtgggagtttctgataatagaggatgtaagtgttaggtcattgagtgaacggagagtatgggttgggtggtagacagagatgagggaggaaatgtatggaggtgcggcattatggagagccttgtggatgagggggataactttatattttattctataatgaataggcagccaatgtaacgactggcacagaccagaggcatcgctgtagtgtctagcctgatagatgagcctggccgctgcattcagaatagattgtagaggggagactttagtgaggggaagaccgattagtaaggagttacagtagtcaaggtgagaatgaatcagagagacaataagtgtctttaatataACTCTGGTAAGGTAAGGGtgaattctggagatggttttaAGGTAAAAATGAAATTAGCGTGCGAGTGCTtggatattgggggggggggggaggtctgagtcaaacacaatgGGCATTCTGCCTAGGAATTATAGTAAGGGATGAGGTATTTagttgggtgtcgtcagcataaagatggtaacgGAAGCCAAATCTGAAGATAGTTCGTCCAACAGGGGCAGTATAGAGAGAaaaggactgagccctgaggaaccccaacagcaaggggaagggacagagcctgcaaatgataagAGGAGAACTGAgaaataagaggagaaccaggagagcacagtgtccgtgaggccgactgagcggagcatagtgaagaAGAGTTGATGGTCATCAGTGTCAAATCCTgcagagagatccagaagaataagaagagagaagtcaccattggatttagcagccaggagatcattggagacttttgtgagggccgtttcagtagaaaCAGATTGTAAAGGCTCAAGAAGATGGCAAAAGATaataaacgagaatagaccaagtGTTCCAAaattttggagatgaaggggaggttagagatgggtaaTAGCTAACAACACGAGACGGGTCAAAGGAAGATttcttcagtagcggggttatgacAGCGTGTTTGTAAGAGGATGGAAAAATTCCAGATGAGATTGgtatgaggggaaggggtcactactgcaggttgtagtgtgagaagaagaaaggagccgggagacttcctcttctg contains:
- the LOC142209290 gene encoding heat shock protein 30C-like is translated as MIPVSLVQPSYSPLCVCSHPARTLWPDTQLMFGLLEGDMTSMWRDMERRRQRANQAYHLLAQDMERRLHLNSRSGDTDRKASTSGEEGKENFQLTLDVSGFSPEELTVRTQGRRLIVSGKHEKKKETENGVSFHESREWRSEAELPQDVSPEDILCSLSKDGQLCFQAPRLALPASEERAIPINVTPSPANGEQNPPETPTSDPEGQTGLSSS
- the LOC142209291 gene encoding E3 ubiquitin/ISG15 ligase TRIM25-like, producing the protein MALSDLSEELSCSICLSIYTNPVMLTCGHNFCEDCITKTWMGQRRSYSCPECRAEFAPRPVLQKNLKLCNIVEHYRSTYENPGEPKIFCTYCVSSRVLAVQTCLHCEASFCDLHLKNHSKSTNHTMIDAISSPEDRRCPVHHEVIKYICVQDSSLLCTSCTISWKHKDHKTELLHEASEKGKVQLKEMIKMLSSKANNSEKTFHCLEEDKSNLQKKSASLKERASSLFGAIRNELNDLENKVLEEITKQETCVSASYSEHIQKLEKHIHEIYKRKSHMEDVCKIPDPLTFLKQDAISADLEQVPPFNANGLNEELISVTLARALYKLSDLIPQVKTRYDFNLGDSTDMIFNANTANNYIALSYDLKKATDTDREKSLPHHPERFVTQQVLSTKRFTSGKHYWEIKTSDHGEWSAGVTYNSVRRKGDGSLIGDNPKSWCLNWSDEELTADHNEEYYYVHSSRASPDIGIYLDYDGGVVSFYEVSDSIQHLHTFSATFTEPLFAGFYLNEKAWIKIDK